The sequence below is a genomic window from Pongo abelii isolate AG06213 chromosome 15, NHGRI_mPonAbe1-v2.0_pri, whole genome shotgun sequence.
CTTTAAGAAGCTTCAGAGTCCCCCAGGAGACTCCTTCTGGCCTCCCGGCCGAGCTGGAGCCCCCCCACCCTTCTTACTCCGGACTGTGGTCATCCTTTTCCAAAGCCCAGACGCCCACCCTCGATAGACAGCCTTGTTTACCGGGACTTCCTCTCCGGAGAGGCCTGCGTGACATACACCCTCCCTACCTCCAGTGGACTCAGATGCTTGTCACCTCCTTGGGCTGTTTACCAGAGCCTTAACTAGGTGCGACCTGTTGATAGTTGGTGTAGTCCCAGGAACCAGGATTTGGATTGAGGGTACAATGAGGCTCTGAGCTGCCTTCTCCCCTTTCAGGGCTGGGGGCAGCAGCCATGCCTACCTGGGGGGCCCGCCCCGCGTCCCCAGACCGCTTTGCGGTGTCTGCGGAGGCTGAGAACAAGGTTCGGGAACAGCAGCCCCATGTGCAGCGCATCTTCAGCGTGGGGGTGAGCGTCCTTCCGAAGGACTGTCCGGACAACCCCCACATCTGGCTGCAGCTGGAGGGCCCCAAGGAAAACGCCAGCAGAGCCAAGGTGAACTCCTCTCCCCCATCCCTCCGGGCACCAAGGACGCTTTCCCCCAGGGCGGAGGAgagcagggaagaggaggggcctggggagGATCTCGACTTCTTGGTTGTCTTACTGGCAACCTCAGTGCCCCTGAGTTTTGAGGGACTTTCCAACTCTATATTTGTTTTCAGTTTCAGCTTAATTTCTTCTGTGATGGCCCAGGCTCGCAAAAATCATTCTGTGCTCTTTGAGAGAATAGAGATATCTGGCTGAACAAGTTGGCCCCACCAAGGAATGCACtgtggggtgggaggctgggCCACATTGCTTCCTTTGGGATTAGGCTGGGGTTCCAGGATGGCTCAGTCATGTACCAGCTTTGTGAtgggagtctcagtttccttatctctaaaatgggaataacatcATGTGGATACTCCAGACATTGGAGCTCAGGAGTGAGCAAGGAGCCAGGAGGGGTGACCTGGGCCAGTTAGGATTCCAGCAGTTTACTTTTCCTGACCTTCCCTTCCTCCCGACCAGGAGTACCTGAAGGGTCTCTGCAGCCCAGAACTGCAGGATGAAATCCACTACCCGCCCAAACTGCACTGCATCTTTCTGGGAGCCCAGGGCTTCTTCCTTGACTGCCTGGCCTGGAGCACGTCAGCCCATCTGGTGCCCAGGGCGCCCGGCTCACTGATGATCAGTGGCCTGACTGAGGCCTTTGTCATGGCTCAGAGCCGGATAGAAGAGCTGGCAGAGCGGCTGAGCTGGGACTTCACGCCAGGACCATCTTCCGGAGCCTCTCAGTGTACTGGAGTGCTGAGAGACTTCTCTGCCCTGCTGCAGTCCCCGGGGGATGCCCATAGAGAGGCTCTGTTGCAGTTGCCCCTGGCTGTCCAGGAGGAGCTGCTGAGTCTGGTGCAGGAAGCGTCCATTGGGCAGGGGCCAGGAGCACTGGCTTCTTGGGAGGGGCGGAGCTCAGGCTTGCTGGGTGCTCAGTGCCAAGGAGTGAGGGCTCCCCCTAGTGACGGCAGGGAGTCCCTGGACACTGGATCTATGGGACCCGGAGATTCCAGGGGAGCAAGGGGAGACACTTACGCtgtggagaaggagggagggaaacaggTTGGTCCCAGGGAGATGGATTTGGGGTGGAAGGAGTTGCCTGGGGAAGAGGCCTGGGAGAGAGAAGTGGCCCTCAGGCCACAGTCAGTGGGTGGAGGGGCAAGGGAGTCAGCACCCCTGAAAGGGAAGGCCCTGGGGAAGGAGGAGATAactcagggaggaggagggttctGTGTTCACCGTGAGCCTCCCGGTGCCCATGGCTCCTGTCACAGGGCAGCTCAGTCCCGAGGAGCCTCCCTCCTCCAGCGGCTCCACAATGGGAATGCCTCTCCCCCGAGGGTGCCCAGCCCTCCGCCTGCACCGGAACCCCCATGGCACTGTGGAGACCGAGGTGACTGCGGAGACCGGGGAGACGTGGGGGACAAGGGAGACAAGCAGCAGGGCATGGCACGGGGTCGGGGGCCTCAATGGAAACGAGGCGCCCGAGGGGGCAACTTGGTGACTGGCACACAGCGTTTCAAGGAGGCCCTGCAGGATCCTTTCACCCTGTGCCTTGCCAATGTGCCTGGCCAGCCAGACCTCCGCCATATTGTCATTGACGGCAGCAACGTGGCCATGGTGTGAGTACCTGGTGGGGCTAAGGGCCTAGGAGAGGGAGGATATGTCCTGAGGGGCTGGCATTGTAGCCAGGGTGCCAAGCCCCTCCTCTGGCCGACCCCCTCCCACTACAGGCATGGCCTCCAGCACTACTTCTCCAGCCGGGGCATTGCCATTGCTGTGCAGTACTTCTGGGACCGTGGCCACCGTGACATAACTGTCTTTGTGCCTCAGTGGCGCTTCAGTAAGGATGCCAAAGTCAGAGGTGAGTTGGGCCTGGTCTTCAGTGTCCCAGGATAGGCTCTGTTTCTACCTTGACGAGAACCCTGTTATGTTCTTTTTTAATAGAGAGTCACTTCCTGCAAAAGCTGTATTCCCTCAGCCTGCTCTCCCTCACACCCTCACGAGTCATGGATGGCAAGAGGATCTCCTCCTATGATGACAGGTACTTGCTCCTCTCCTGGCTCCAGCCTTGATATTCAAGGAGCCCTGTGGAAGattgagggagagagaaaagctcCTGGTGGTTTATGCTGTTTCCAAGCCTTGGTGGTGGGTAAGGGGCCAGTTATTCCTCTGTGTGCCTTATGATTGGGTAGGTAAACCTGCCCTGCAGGTGTGATGAGACGAACTATAGACAACCATGTTTGTCTATTCATCATTCATCAAACAAAATGATACCTTGTATTTATATAGTGCCTTACTGTCTAGAAAATACTGGTTTAGTGGAAAGGTGGGAAAGCTGGTTACATAAATACCTGACAGATGTCTTCTTATAACCTGAATTTCCAAACATGCAGAGAAATTTCCCTAACATTCTGGAAAAACCAGAGTAAAGGTCAAAATAACAAGTAAAATGGAGAAACACAGCCCATGAATAATAGGACTGTACAAAACATGGTATAATAGAAAGATCACTGGATTTAGAATTGGAAGATCTGAATTTGAGCCTCAAGTAGCACTACTCATTGACTTTGACTGTGGAACTTTTCTTAGTGAATTAACCTCTTTGTCTCAGGGTCCTCCTCCATTCATTTACCCTCCTTGTGAATATACGAAAAAGATAAGGTATGTGCTTGCCTTGCTCAAGGTGCTAGGCAAGAGTACAGTGACATTCCGTCCTAACTTTGCACAGACCTACTCAAGTGTGGCAGCGGGTATATCTCCAATCTACAGTCGTGGAGACAGAGGGTCAGAGTGGTTACCTGTCTTAGCAAAGGGAAATTAGACCTCAAAGCTGCCAGATGGTTTCAATGAAAATACAAGGCACACTTCTACCATAGTCTGCATAGGTGGTGTGAGAAATGAGCAGATTTTGGAAAGCCAAGTTAAAAAATTTACAAGTTCTTTATTCTCTAGGACattatacagtttttaaaaattagtttccaAACCATAGTGATTATATACTTTGTCTTTTCAAACACTTACCTTCTATTCCTTAACAAGTAAGTGGTATTCTACAAAAAAGCAGTTTACGTTCTCCCAGTGTTATTGTATTTA
It includes:
- the KHNYN gene encoding protein KHNYN isoform X2, translating into MKPPARWTGGLQPELQGSPAGWDSTEGRTWGDGEHGLGAAAMPTWGARPASPDRFAVSAEAENKVREQQPHVQRIFSVGVSVLPKDCPDNPHIWLQLEGPKENASRAKEYLKGLCSPELQDEIHYPPKLHCIFLGAQGFFLDCLAWSTSAHLVPRAPGSLMISGLTEAFVMAQSRIEELAERLSWDFTPGPSSGASQCTGVLRDFSALLQSPGDAHREALLQLPLAVQEELLSLVQEASIGQGPGALASWEGRSSGLLGAQCQGVRAPPSDGRESLDTGSMGPGDSRGARGDTYAVEKEGGKQVGPREMDLGWKELPGEEAWEREVALRPQSVGGGARESAPLKGKALGKEEITQGGGGFCVHREPPGAHGSCHRAAQSRGASLLQRLHNGNASPPRVPSPPPAPEPPWHCGDRGDCGDRGDVGDKGDKQQGMARGRGPQWKRGARGGNLVTGTQRFKEALQDPFTLCLANVPGQPDLRHIVIDGSNVAMVHGLQHYFSSRGIAIAVQYFWDRGHRDITVFVPQWRFSKDAKVRESHFLQKLYSLSLLSLTPSRVMDGKRISSYDDRFMVKLAEETDGIIVSNDQFRDLAEESEKWMAIIRERLLPFTFVGNLFMVPDDPLGRNGPTLDEFLKKPARTQGSSKAQHPSRGFAEHGKQQQGREEEKGSGGIRKTRETERLRRQLLEVFWGQDHKVDFILQREPYCRDINQLSEALLSLNF
- the KHNYN gene encoding protein KHNYN isoform X1; amino-acid sequence: MPTWGARPASPDRFAVSAEAENKVREQQPHVQRIFSVGVSVLPKDCPDNPHIWLQLEGPKENASRAKEYLKGLCSPELQDEIHYPPKLHCIFLGAQGFFLDCLAWSTSAHLVPRAPGSLMISGLTEAFVMAQSRIEELAERLSWDFTPGPSSGASQCTGVLRDFSALLQSPGDAHREALLQLPLAVQEELLSLVQEASIGQGPGALASWEGRSSGLLGAQCQGVRAPPSDGRESLDTGSMGPGDSRGARGDTYAVEKEGGKQVGPREMDLGWKELPGEEAWEREVALRPQSVGGGARESAPLKGKALGKEEITQGGGGFCVHREPPGAHGSCHRAAQSRGASLLQRLHNGNASPPRVPSPPPAPEPPWHCGDRGDCGDRGDVGDKGDKQQGMARGRGPQWKRGARGGNLVTGTQRFKEALQDPFTLCLANVPGQPDLRHIVIDGSNVAMVHGLQHYFSSRGIAIAVQYFWDRGHRDITVFVPQWRFSKDAKVRESHFLQKLYSLSLLSLTPSRVMDGKRISSYDDRFMVKLAEETDGIIVSNDQFRDLAEESEKWMAIIRERLLPFTFVGNLFMVPDDPLGRNGPTLDEFLKKPARTQGSSKAQHPSRGFAEHGKQQQGREEEKGSGGIRKTRETERLRRQLLEVFWGQDHKVDFILQREPYCRDINQLSEALLSLNF